The genomic segment TACAGCCGGGCCAGGTCGGCCAGCGGCGGCGGGCCGTCGCCGCCCCGGTGCAGTGCGCGGGCGGCGCGCAGACTCAGCCGGGCCAGCCGTGGCCCGGACACCTGCGCCAGTGCGGCCCGGCGGTCCAGCGGGTGCCGGAAGGCGGGGTACGGCCCGTCGGCGCGCAGCACCGCCCGGCGTACGCACGCGTCCACGGCCGCCTCGGCCCGCCCGGGTGCGACATCCGCCACCTCGGCGAGCACGCCGACGGACACCGCCAGGCCGAGGACGGCCGCCGCTTCGACGATCCGCCGCGCGTCGTCGGTGAGCGGCGCGCACCGCTGGGCCAACTCCCGCCGCACGCGTGGGGGCACCCCGGCCTCTTGTACGGCGGCGAACACCGAGCCCGCCCGTGGACCGAACTCCCCGGCGGTCCACGCACTGCCGGCCGGGTGCGGACGGGTTTCTCCCGTGAGCCACGCGCTGTTCGCCGGGTGCGGACGGGTTTTTTCGGCGGTCGGGGTGCTGTTCGCCGTGTGTGTACGGGTTTTTTCGGCGGTCGGGGTGCTGTTCGCCGTGTGTGTACGGGTTTTTTCGGCGGTCGGGGTGCTGTTCGCCGTGTGTGTACGGGTTTTTTCGGCGGTCGGGGTGCTGTTCGCCGTGTGTGTACGGGTTTTTTCGGCGGTCGGGGTGCTGTTCGCCGGGTGTGTACGGGTCTCTTCGGCGGTCGGGGTGCTGTTCGCCGCGTGTGCTCCCGGGCTGTTTTCCCCCGAGGCCCGCGTACGGTCGGCTGTTTCCGGGCCGTCCCCTCCGGCAGTCCGGGTGTCGTCGGCCGTTCGTGGTTCGTGCTCTTCGGCGGTCAACGCGCCGCCCGCCGCGTGCGGACCCGGGCCGTGATTCCCCGAGGACCGCGTACCGCCGGCCGTCCCGGGGCTGCCCCCTCCCGTGGCCCGCGTACCGCTCACCACCCGTGGACCGCACTCTCCCGCGCCCCAGATCCCGCTCGCGCCCCGCGCACCCGGGTCGCCCTCTCCCGGAACGGCCCACGCGCCGCCCGCCGGCCCAGGACCGCACTCTTCGCCCGCCCGCAGCAGTGCCCCGGCGGCCCGCAGCAGTGCCCCCGCGGCTCCGGGCAGTCCGCCGGTCAGCTCGTGCACGAGCGCGCCGACGTCCTGCTGCTCGTCCGTCCGCCCCGACCGGTGCGCGTCGAGCCACCGCCGGACGAACTCCCCCGTCTCCTCGGGCGTCCAGGGCCGTACGACGATTTCCTCGACCCGTACCCACCCCGGCACGCGGACGCCGAGGACCGGCAGCCCGGGTGCGGCGTCCTCGGTGACGACCAACCGCAGCCGGGGAGGCATCGCGCCCATCAGGTGGTGGAGCAGGTCACGGGTCGCGGGGTCCGCGCGGTGTACGTCCTCCACGACCAGCACGGCGTCCCCGAGCGCCGCCAGCAGCGCCCCGACCGCGCGCGGCAGCAGCCCGCGCCGCACCTCCGGGTCGGCCGCCGACGCGGGTGGTGGTGGCAGCCGGTCGGCCAGCTCGGGTACGACGAGGCCCACGACCCCGGTCACCGGCGGCAGCGGCCGGTCGGGGTCGTCGGGCGGATACGGCAGCCCGGCCAGCGCGTCGGCGACGGGCCCGAGCGGCACCGTGTCCACCACGTCGGGACACACCCCGCGCACATGGGTCCACGTCGCGAATTCCGCCCCGCCCAGCACCTCGTCCACCAGCCGGGACACTCCTGTCCCGGCTTCCCCCCGTACCACCGCGAGGCTCCGTCCCTCCCGCAGCACTCCTCGCAGCCGCCGCGCCTCCTCGCTCCGTCCGACGAAGCCGCCTCCGCCTTCGTCGGCCGTCCGTCTGTCACGTCTCGTACCGAAGGAACGTTTCTCCACGGCTCCGCCTCCCACCACCACTCACCCCGGAAGCCCCGCCGCGCGTGCCGGCGCCCCGTTGGTCAGGCCCCGTGGCCCGGTCCTCTCTCGGGCGGGACCACGGCGCCCGTTGGGCAGGTGGTCTACCGGCCGGACGGCCGAGGACGCAATAGGGGTCCACTACCTACGCAATAACGGCGGTCCGCTCCGATCCCGGTCATGTGTCCCTGCCGCGGCCGGCCCGTCGGGACGGTACGGCTGTCGGCGCCACCGCCCGACGGGGTCCCGGACCCCCGCTCCCCACTCTTTGGGTAGTGCTACGGA from the Streptomyces sp. AM 4-1-1 genome contains:
- a CDS encoding LuxR C-terminal-related transcriptional regulator, giving the protein MEKRSFGTRRDRRTADEGGGGFVGRSEEARRLRGVLREGRSLAVVRGEAGTGVSRLVDEVLGGAEFATWTHVRGVCPDVVDTVPLGPVADALAGLPYPPDDPDRPLPPVTGVVGLVVPELADRLPPPPASAADPEVRRGLLPRAVGALLAALGDAVLVVEDVHRADPATRDLLHHLMGAMPPRLRLVVTEDAAPGLPVLGVRVPGWVRVEEIVVRPWTPEETGEFVRRWLDAHRSGRTDEQQDVGALVHELTGGLPGAAGALLRAAGALLRAGEECGPGPAGGAWAVPGEGDPGARGASGIWGAGECGPRVVSGTRATGGGSPGTAGGTRSSGNHGPGPHAAGGALTAEEHEPRTADDTRTAGGDGPETADRTRASGENSPGAHAANSTPTAEETRTHPANSTPTAEKTRTHTANSTPTAEKTRTHTANSTPTAEKTRTHTANSTPTAEKTRTHTANSTPTAEKTRPHPANSAWLTGETRPHPAGSAWTAGEFGPRAGSVFAAVQEAGVPPRVRRELAQRCAPLTDDARRIVEAAAVLGLAVSVGVLAEVADVAPGRAEAAVDACVRRAVLRADGPYPAFRHPLDRRAALAQVSGPRLARLSLRAARALHRGGDGPPPLADLARLYRAAGRVRESLRCLVAAADRAATAGDYATATSLYTRAVAEDPRAGGRVRTAAKLARTAQLSRAGEQVVAAVRRVLDEDDPPPRLRGEIRLHLSVVLRNQKGGALDSLNEVARAIPDLEASDPQTAARAMVVAAIPSIKGWPIGRHQDWLDRGEALTDRITDPVARAAVAANRATALMLLGDSRAWAASEALHGPAGTAMEAAHHARGWANLAHASSALGYGGRARTFLDRAAEGLADHGSPYLEALTQTARLVLAWHEGRWQGLHAAADHTARLYQEIPDLTAEAMLVRGLTALHVLGDVPRARHDLAEAARTTRYDTGLILTASAAATARIHLEAGRPGQACDAVEEVLHRLERTGGWMWAAEVVPVAVEALHGSGQTTRAHRLVADLAAGITDRDAPAARTALTVCRALLAEAEDRPDEAVALLAAAEAGWRRLGRPFDAARAAEARGRCLLDQRGESAAAGVQEVNEVYRELGARWDVARCQRLLRRHDIVTTHRRGRLGYGDQLSPREQEVARLVVQGRANRDIAESLVLSTRTVEHHVARIMRKLNAASRTDIALAGWGDGGAGAGRRQT